One genomic segment of [Phormidium] sp. ETS-05 includes these proteins:
- a CDS encoding diguanylate cyclase produces MLLRAIRGGRQAGVKGYSPLMVRTIGIVVLAATVWGWQNLAVRKYQLLQQETTKQAVMVRDQLHKGLQERIATLATLDWGAAIDQQPMTQNLPPLPLPAPSCPIGYHHRSGVTTPHVREANPPVSEALAFLNNSFEFASIVTPGHFHRDCDSCEQKHPHYSNNFLQHHHWKNRVPLVSLANNRETLDIYIPIFQEQKLAGFLPASACTKTLLENIITANQQPVDTIAGYAIAISDGSVEIYSQNVTRKPALYVAEVTIDLYGVNWQLQVWPLPKTIKKYSYTLPQTFLIIAGCAAMWLILSAKKVQNPTKAETTLRRRDGAIGSNTNPQSPEPEKMTADEQQKAELIRINEKLRHEINARGQLEEALLESQAVLAGILDNADDAIISVNEAQNITLFNQGAEKIFGYRAEEVLGKHIKIILPETLQEIYYQEARDGETGLLVPPSPRPLVPPSPLRGRWGREIFGRRQDGSQFPAEASVSLLQLGEKRIFTVILRDITERLGAEIALQESQTRLKLLNNIATSITSGMSVEQVISMSLKQIGEYFPGLRVAYATINETGYLKWLYSIEPPGMPSLKGLGMDLTAAPHLWQYLNHGVVNAVADLRQDSRLAAIAEVFTANATRAFLHVSLPPHTVMEGLLCFHSPAVRDWSQYEIYLLKDVADYLAVAINEARAQQERFEAKEELQRQSEANRAFSANLKQLHRLNTANYQNLASLFEDYLETGCKIFHMSAGAIVASNGHAIPSGVEPETERENSDSPLDIGWTSLARHDRPTIVAAKSTANWPPGWETELNAELICQLFKTNQTLVERNWIYEGKPDDESKYFSLQQKKLRFYIGTPILASQNIYGYLIFLSFHSISGYLLEEYEREIIEMMAQSIGKFIESHGRELERQNAVRELEKKQQIIQKIADANPNILYIYDIEEGRNVYTNREIAGIMGYTPAEITQMGTNLFQNMLHPDDLEKLADRLEKFALAKDGEIIETEYRMQDKNGEWHWLYSRDVVFSKTADGKPKQVLGTATDITDRKRVEHQLQEANEKLIVWVKELESHNREITLLGEMSDFLQACLRVEEACKAIATLIQPLFPDIGGAVFLINESNNLMEAVATWGNNSWGETVLAPHECWALRRGRLHSVDKTDSGLRCGHLHRVQHLEGSLCVPMMAQGETLGLLLLIASEPGQLTPGKKRLASMVAEHVSLALANLKLRETLEHQSIRDPLTGLFNRRYMEEFLELELRRASRKQQSLGVVMMDVDYFKRFNDTFGHEAGDTLLRELGMLLKNSLRGSDVACRYGGEELTLILPECSLADTLERAEQIRQEIKAMQVLHRGELLGAVTVSSGVACFPEHGSTGDAVIRAADMALYRAKKAGRDRSISAPS; encoded by the coding sequence ATGCTACTAAGAGCAATTAGGGGAGGGAGACAAGCAGGGGTAAAGGGCTATTCGCCCCTGATGGTGCGGACGATCGGGATTGTCGTCCTAGCCGCCACCGTATGGGGTTGGCAAAATCTGGCGGTCCGCAAATATCAGCTTCTACAGCAGGAAACCACAAAACAAGCGGTAATGGTCCGCGACCAACTACACAAAGGTCTGCAAGAGCGCATAGCGACTCTGGCGACTTTGGATTGGGGAGCGGCGATCGACCAGCAACCCATGACCCAAAACCTACCACCATTGCCGCTCCCCGCTCCCAGTTGCCCGATCGGTTATCACCATCGCAGCGGCGTCACTACCCCACATGTGAGGGAAGCCAACCCACCTGTGAGCGAAGCGCTCGCCTTCCTCAACAATTCTTTTGAATTCGCCTCGATTGTCACCCCTGGTCATTTCCATCGGGATTGTGATTCATGTGAGCAAAAACACCCTCACTACAGCAATAATTTCCTCCAGCATCATCACTGGAAGAATAGGGTGCCTTTAGTCTCTTTAGCAAATAACCGCGAAACCTTAGACATTTACATCCCCATATTCCAAGAGCAAAAGTTAGCGGGATTTTTGCCCGCTAGTGCTTGCACCAAAACATTACTAGAAAACATCATCACTGCCAACCAGCAGCCTGTAGATACAATCGCAGGGTATGCCATAGCCATCTCGGACGGCTCAGTGGAAATATACAGCCAAAATGTCACCAGAAAACCCGCTCTTTATGTGGCAGAAGTCACCATCGACTTGTATGGAGTTAATTGGCAATTACAAGTCTGGCCTCTACCCAAAACCATCAAAAAATATAGCTATACCCTACCCCAAACTTTTTTGATCATCGCCGGATGCGCCGCCATGTGGCTGATTCTATCAGCCAAAAAAGTTCAGAATCCAACCAAAGCCGAAACCACATTGAGGCGCCGGGATGGGGCGATCGGCTCTAATACTAACCCCCAGAGCCCTGAACCAGAGAAAATGACCGCCGATGAGCAACAGAAAGCAGAACTAATCAGAATTAATGAAAAACTGCGCCACGAAATCAACGCTAGAGGGCAGTTAGAGGAGGCACTCCTAGAAAGCCAAGCCGTCCTGGCGGGCATTCTCGATAATGCCGATGACGCGATTATCTCTGTGAATGAAGCCCAAAACATCACCCTCTTTAACCAAGGCGCAGAAAAAATTTTCGGCTATCGAGCTGAGGAAGTTCTCGGTAAACATATCAAAATTATTTTGCCGGAAACCTTGCAGGAAATCTACTACCAGGAAGCCAGAGACGGGGAGACTGGTCTCCTGGTCCCCCCGTCCCCCCGTCCCCTGGTCCCCCCATCCCCCCTCCGGGGACGTTGGGGGCGAGAAATATTTGGACGCCGCCAAGATGGCAGCCAATTCCCGGCTGAAGCCTCGGTTTCTCTGCTGCAATTGGGAGAGAAGCGGATATTTACAGTGATTCTGCGAGATATTACGGAACGCCTCGGAGCCGAAATTGCCCTCCAAGAAAGCCAAACTCGCCTCAAGCTGCTGAATAATATCGCCACGAGCATTACTTCGGGAATGTCGGTAGAGCAGGTGATTTCTATGAGTCTCAAGCAGATTGGTGAGTATTTCCCAGGCTTGCGGGTTGCCTATGCCACGATTAATGAGACGGGCTATTTGAAATGGCTTTATTCTATAGAGCCACCAGGTATGCCTTCCCTCAAGGGTTTGGGTATGGATTTAACTGCAGCACCCCACCTCTGGCAATATTTGAATCACGGTGTGGTGAATGCGGTAGCAGATTTGAGGCAGGATTCTCGACTGGCGGCAATAGCGGAGGTTTTTACCGCTAACGCCACGCGGGCTTTTTTACATGTGTCTTTGCCTCCCCATACGGTTATGGAGGGTTTGCTCTGCTTTCACTCCCCCGCCGTGCGAGATTGGAGCCAGTATGAAATTTACCTTTTGAAGGATGTGGCCGATTATCTGGCAGTTGCGATTAATGAAGCTCGGGCGCAGCAAGAGCGCTTCGAGGCTAAGGAAGAATTGCAGCGGCAATCCGAGGCGAATCGTGCTTTTAGTGCCAATCTTAAGCAGTTACATCGTTTGAATACTGCCAATTATCAGAATCTCGCATCTTTGTTTGAAGATTATCTGGAAACGGGATGTAAAATTTTCCATATGTCTGCGGGGGCGATCGTTGCTAGCAATGGCCATGCCATACCCTCTGGTGTGGAACCTGAAACTGAAAGGGAGAACAGCGACTCACCGTTAGATATTGGCTGGACTTCTCTGGCGCGGCACGATCGTCCCACGATCGTGGCCGCTAAATCTACAGCTAACTGGCCGCCGGGATGGGAAACGGAATTAAATGCCGAGTTAATTTGTCAATTATTTAAAACCAATCAAACCTTAGTGGAGAGAAATTGGATTTATGAGGGCAAGCCTGATGATGAATCCAAATACTTTTCACTCCAACAGAAAAAATTACGATTTTATATTGGCACTCCTATATTGGCGAGCCAAAATATCTATGGCTATTTAATTTTTCTGTCATTCCATTCAATTTCCGGTTATTTGTTGGAAGAATACGAGCGAGAAATCATAGAAATGATGGCTCAAAGCATTGGCAAATTTATTGAATCTCATGGCCGGGAGTTGGAGAGGCAAAATGCCGTAAGAGAATTAGAGAAAAAACAACAAATTATTCAAAAAATTGCCGATGCTAATCCTAATATTTTGTATATTTACGATATCGAAGAAGGACGAAATGTTTATACTAATCGAGAAATTGCCGGGATTATGGGCTACACGCCAGCAGAAATAACCCAAATGGGCACGAATTTGTTTCAAAATATGCTGCATCCCGATGATTTGGAGAAACTGGCCGATCGCCTGGAAAAATTTGCCTTGGCCAAAGATGGAGAAATCATCGAGACTGAATACCGGATGCAGGATAAAAACGGGGAATGGCATTGGCTTTACAGTCGGGATGTGGTGTTTTCTAAAACCGCTGATGGCAAGCCCAAACAAGTTTTGGGGACGGCGACGGATATCACCGATCGCAAGCGGGTGGAACATCAGCTCCAGGAAGCAAATGAGAAACTCATCGTCTGGGTGAAAGAGCTGGAATCTCACAACCGGGAAATCACGCTTTTGGGAGAAATGAGCGATTTTCTCCAAGCCTGTCTCCGGGTGGAAGAAGCCTGCAAGGCGATCGCTACCCTCATCCAACCCCTGTTTCCCGACATCGGCGGCGCCGTATTTCTCATCAACGAGTCCAACAATCTCATGGAGGCAGTAGCAACCTGGGGCAATAACTCTTGGGGAGAAACCGTGCTAGCCCCCCACGAATGCTGGGCCCTGCGGCGCGGTCGGCTCCACAGTGTCGATAAAACTGACTCTGGTTTACGCTGCGGCCACCTGCACCGAGTACAACACCTGGAAGGTTCTCTCTGTGTCCCGATGATGGCCCAGGGCGAAACTCTCGGTTTACTACTGCTCATCGCCTCGGAACCAGGGCAGCTCACCCCTGGGAAAAAGCGCTTAGCATCAATGGTGGCAGAACACGTGAGTTTAGCTTTGGCAAATTTAAAACTCCGGGAAACCTTGGAACATCAGAGTATTCGCGACCCCCTCACCGGACTATTCAACCGCCGCTATATGGAAGAATTCCTAGAGTTGGAATTACGCCGAGCTAGCCGTAAACAGCAATCTTTGGGCGTCGTGATGATGGATGTGGACTACTTCAAGCGTTTTAATGATACTTTTGGCCATGAAGCGGGAGATACTTTGCTCCGAGAACTGGGGATGTTGTTGAAAAACAGCCTCCGGGGTTCCGATGTCGCCTGCCGCTACGGCGGTGAGGAATTGACTTTGATTTTGCCGGAATGTTCTTTAGCTGATACCCTGGAGCGAGCGGAACAAATCCGCCAGGAAATTAAGGCGATGCAAGTGCTACATCGTGGCGAGCTTTTGGGTGCTGTTACCGTTTCTTCGGGGGTGGCTTGCTTCCCCGAACATGGTTCTACTGGGGATGCGGTGATTCGGGCTGCAGATATGGCTCTATATCGGGCGAAAAAAGCAGGGCGCGATCGAAGCATCAGCGCCCCCTCTTAG
- a CDS encoding TIGR03943 family putative permease subunit gives MTNDKKYLTWKKLSPWLDVVTILAWGVLMFKYWLTGQLNILIHRNYFWLTVVAGIALLCIGCFQAWLLYQQGKNSSIANNSNAAGTVEHISLFGPGWSTGLLLMAAVVGLLGEPKVFASDKAIQRGVSDFLPVTQTPQTFRYNTRPEERSLIGWVRTLTVYPEPDAYTGQKVKVSGFVIHLQELPEQYLLLSRFVITCCAADAYPVGLPVKLEGSRSSFPPDTWLEVEGQMITETLQNKRQLTIQASSVRKIPQPANPYDS, from the coding sequence ATGACAAATGACAAAAAATATTTGACTTGGAAAAAATTAAGTCCCTGGCTGGACGTGGTGACAATATTAGCTTGGGGTGTGTTGATGTTCAAATACTGGCTTACGGGCCAGTTAAACATCCTGATTCATCGCAATTACTTCTGGTTGACGGTGGTGGCTGGTATTGCCTTGCTCTGTATCGGCTGCTTCCAGGCTTGGTTACTTTACCAGCAGGGAAAAAATTCATCTATTGCCAATAATAGTAATGCTGCTGGGACAGTAGAGCATATAAGTTTGTTTGGTCCGGGTTGGAGTACGGGGTTGCTTTTGATGGCGGCGGTGGTGGGTTTACTGGGAGAACCCAAGGTGTTTGCCAGCGATAAGGCAATCCAGCGAGGGGTGAGCGATTTTCTGCCTGTGACGCAAACGCCGCAAACGTTTCGCTATAACACTCGTCCCGAGGAGCGATCGCTCATTGGATGGGTACGCACTCTCACAGTTTATCCCGAACCCGACGCCTACACTGGCCAAAAAGTGAAAGTCTCCGGCTTTGTGATTCACCTGCAAGAACTACCCGAACAATACTTACTTTTATCCCGGTTTGTGATTACCTGCTGTGCTGCGGATGCTTACCCAGTGGGATTACCAGTCAAGTTAGAAGGTAGCCGCAGCAGCTTTCCTCCCGATACTTGGTTGGAAGTGGAAGGGCAGATGATTACTGAGACTTTGCAAAACAAACGGCAACTGACGATTCAAGCTAGTTCGGTGCGAAAAATCCCCCAACCGGCGAATCCCTATGACTCCTGA
- a CDS encoding permease: protein MNQLNNGLTIFMSLLVEAIPFLLLGVLLSSVLLLYVDERKLIAALPRHPLAGALVGSLVGFLFPVCECGNVPVARRLLMQGVPTPVAVGFLLAAPTINPVVIWSTWAAFREIPEIVVLRVLFSLVIATTVGWVFSAQADLRPILQPAVVRAIPKVRDRNVNTPRGSADLRFGGNASTSPLLQSGSFLIGEGGEPLRLDTATLPELTARSDREARSGTVGSPLESKKFRLFVENVILELRELGGVLVVGSAIAAAIQVLVPRDVILSIGAGPVSSICAMLLLAAAVSICSTVDAFFALSFASTFTTGSLLAFLVFGPMIDLKALGLMWWIFKGRAIVYITAIPALMTFLFTLAYNLKVS, encoded by the coding sequence ATGAATCAATTAAACAACGGGCTGACAATCTTTATGAGCCTCTTGGTAGAGGCAATCCCTTTTTTGCTGCTGGGGGTGCTGCTATCGAGTGTGCTGCTGCTGTATGTGGATGAGCGCAAGTTGATTGCTGCTCTGCCACGGCACCCCCTGGCGGGAGCTTTGGTGGGGAGTTTGGTGGGGTTTTTGTTTCCCGTGTGCGAGTGCGGTAACGTCCCAGTGGCGCGGCGGTTGTTGATGCAGGGGGTGCCAACGCCGGTGGCAGTGGGTTTTCTGCTGGCAGCACCCACAATTAACCCGGTGGTGATTTGGTCAACTTGGGCGGCTTTTCGGGAAATACCGGAAATTGTGGTATTGCGAGTTTTATTTTCTCTGGTCATTGCCACAACTGTGGGGTGGGTTTTCAGTGCGCAGGCGGATTTGCGCCCGATTTTACAGCCAGCGGTAGTCCGAGCGATTCCAAAAGTTCGCGATCGGAATGTTAATACACCGAGAGGTTCTGCTGACCTTCGGTTTGGGGGTAACGCCTCCACTTCTCCGTTGTTACAGTCGGGAAGTTTCCTGATTGGGGAAGGGGGGGAACCCCTGCGTCTGGATACTGCCACTTTGCCAGAGCTAACTGCCAGAAGTGACAGAGAAGCGAGGAGCGGGACTGTTGGTTCTCCGCTGGAGTCAAAAAAATTCCGGCTGTTTGTGGAAAATGTGATTTTGGAACTGCGGGAATTGGGAGGGGTGCTGGTGGTAGGGAGCGCGATCGCTGCCGCCATCCAAGTGCTAGTGCCCCGGGATGTGATTCTCAGCATCGGCGCTGGTCCTGTCAGCTCTATCTGTGCCATGCTCCTACTGGCTGCCGCTGTCTCTATTTGCTCCACTGTGGATGCCTTTTTTGCCCTCTCCTTCGCATCCACCTTCACCACTGGCTCATTGCTGGCATTTCTGGTGTTCGGTCCGATGATTGACCTGAAAGCTCTGGGACTGATGTGGTGGATTTTCAAAGGCAGAGCGATCGTCTATATCACTGCCATTCCTGCCCTGATGACTTTTTTATTCACTCTCGCCTATAACTTGAAAGTTAGCTAA
- a CDS encoding GGDEF domain-containing protein, translating to MENMLSHFPAAIWSPPLGNYGLELDARLAQMSLYEVEIEANQPGKNISLVLEKNPLLPGVILTENGRFLGMISRQRFFEHMSRPYALELFWHRPVKTLYRFAQTEILIFPLDTKIVDAARAALERAPNLLYEPIVVEKSPDASGKISYSLIDVHQLMLKQAQIHQRARHLVEALYQELETVNQQLYRLANSDGLTLVANRRRFDEYFDREWRRCARDQTPISLILCDIDYFKRYNDSCGHLAGDDCLRQVAAAINKGIMRPADLLARYGGEEFAVILPNTPSEGAVTVANRIQSQIRDLQIPHPASEMKRVTLSLGVATKIPSESAKASELLAAADAALYLAKNQGRDRFAVTGL from the coding sequence ATGGAAAATATGTTAAGTCATTTTCCTGCCGCAATTTGGTCGCCCCCACTGGGCAATTATGGTCTGGAATTAGATGCTAGACTAGCCCAAATGTCATTATATGAAGTTGAGATAGAAGCAAATCAGCCTGGGAAAAACATATCCTTAGTTTTAGAAAAAAATCCGCTGCTGCCGGGAGTAATTTTGACCGAAAACGGGCGCTTTTTGGGGATGATTTCCAGGCAGCGCTTTTTTGAACATATGAGCCGCCCCTATGCTCTAGAACTGTTTTGGCACCGACCCGTTAAAACTTTATATCGTTTTGCCCAAACTGAGATTTTAATTTTCCCCTTAGATACAAAAATCGTAGATGCCGCTCGTGCCGCACTGGAGCGAGCCCCTAACCTGCTTTATGAACCAATTGTGGTAGAAAAATCTCCTGATGCTTCTGGGAAAATATCCTACAGCTTAATTGACGTACATCAATTAATGTTAAAACAAGCGCAAATTCACCAAAGAGCTAGGCATTTGGTGGAAGCACTTTATCAAGAGTTAGAAACAGTTAATCAACAGCTATATCGCCTCGCGAATTCTGATGGGCTGACTCTGGTAGCTAACCGCCGCCGCTTTGATGAATACTTCGATCGCGAGTGGCGCCGCTGCGCCCGAGACCAAACCCCCATTTCTTTAATTTTGTGTGATATCGACTATTTTAAGCGCTACAATGATTCTTGTGGCCATCTTGCTGGTGATGACTGTTTACGACAGGTGGCCGCTGCCATAAATAAAGGTATTATGCGACCGGCAGATTTATTGGCCAGATATGGGGGAGAAGAATTTGCCGTGATTTTACCCAACACTCCCTCCGAAGGTGCCGTGACAGTGGCCAACAGGATTCAATCTCAAATCAGAGACCTCCAAATTCCCCATCCCGCTTCTGAGATGAAGCGTGTCACCCTCAGTTTAGGAGTGGCAACCAAGATTCCTTCGGAATCTGCTAAGGCGTCGGAACTGCTCGCCGCTGCTGATGCCGCTCTGTATTTGGCAAAAAATCAGGGTCGCGATCGCTTTGCTGTCACCGGTTTGTAG
- a CDS encoding cytochrome c translates to MLLNNKIFVDFPLIVVSDNQQLEEDMAETDHSSAIGQVGAMNELSLPCRVLAVVAVLAIGLAVLLAYQSQFSDPYIKSVLSLNGDPVQGHAIFQLNCAGCHGVRSGSQVGPSLEHVGARKSPVQIIHQVISGETPPMPQFKPNPQEMADLLSYLEKL, encoded by the coding sequence ATGTTATTAAATAATAAGATATTTGTAGATTTTCCCTTAATCGTGGTTTCGGATAATCAACAGTTGGAAGAGGACATGGCGGAAACTGACCACAGCAGCGCCATTGGCCAAGTCGGGGCAATGAATGAATTGTCATTACCATGTAGGGTCTTGGCGGTGGTGGCAGTATTGGCGATCGGATTGGCGGTGCTGTTGGCTTACCAGTCTCAATTCTCAGACCCCTATATCAAAAGCGTTTTATCTTTAAATGGGGACCCGGTGCAGGGTCATGCGATTTTTCAACTCAACTGCGCCGGTTGTCATGGGGTGAGATCGGGCTCTCAGGTGGGGCCGAGTTTGGAGCATGTGGGCGCGAGAAAATCTCCGGTGCAAATAATCCATCAAGTTATTAGCGGCGAAACCCCGCCTATGCCGCAATTCAAACCGAATCCCCAGGAAATGGCAGATTTGCTGAGTTATTTAGAAAAATTGTAA
- the petG gene encoding cytochrome b6-f complex subunit V: MVEPLLSGIVLGLIVVTLAGLFFAAYQQYQR, translated from the coding sequence ATGGTAGAGCCCTTACTCTCAGGTATCGTCCTCGGATTGATTGTGGTGACGCTGGCGGGTTTGTTTTTCGCCGCTTACCAGCAGTATCAGCGCTAA
- the rsmD gene encoding 16S rRNA (guanine(966)-N(2))-methyltransferase RsmD: protein MRIYGGRLLKTMPGQDTRPTAARVREAVFNIWQGTITGCRWLDLCAGSGAMSAEALCRGAVRVVAIERSPRASAILQENLTKVATSEQNWRILRGDVLKRLEKLPPEQFDRIYFDPPYDSDLYLPVLEAIAHHQLLAPTGEIAVEHSTKSPPKTTATAEASLEICRQKAYGSTALTFYRPLTV from the coding sequence ATGAGAATTTATGGCGGGCGGCTACTGAAAACGATGCCGGGTCAGGATACTAGACCAACGGCGGCGCGGGTGCGGGAGGCGGTGTTTAATATCTGGCAGGGGACGATTACTGGTTGTCGGTGGCTCGACCTGTGCGCTGGTTCTGGGGCGATGAGTGCAGAGGCCCTATGTCGGGGGGCGGTGCGGGTGGTGGCGATCGAGCGTTCACCCCGCGCCAGTGCTATCCTTCAAGAGAATTTAACCAAAGTGGCCACAAGTGAGCAAAATTGGAGGATTCTGCGGGGAGATGTGCTAAAACGCCTGGAAAAACTACCCCCAGAGCAATTCGATCGGATTTACTTCGATCCGCCATACGATAGTGATTTATACTTACCGGTGTTAGAGGCGATCGCGCATCACCAGCTCCTAGCACCCACGGGGGAAATCGCCGTAGAACACAGCACCAAATCTCCCCCCAAGACTACCGCAACAGCCGAGGCCAGCTTAGAAATATGTCGGCAGAAAGCCTACGGTAGTACCGCTTTGACTTTCTACCGACCACTTACAGTTTAA
- a CDS encoding retropepsin-like aspartic protease, translated as MPIRREGGLPFVQVEVNGKTQKLLIDSGSTHSFLTFAQAQSLGLTNALGHQGQIYYQIGAEALSVRRSPLVQVEVNFGGHKVTADVAVLWSGEYGIIGQDILSQFAIRIEPGQLVVENLSAPRR; from the coding sequence GTGCCCATCCGACGAGAGGGAGGATTGCCATTTGTCCAAGTAGAAGTGAATGGCAAAACCCAGAAATTATTAATAGACAGTGGGAGTACCCACTCATTTTTAACCTTTGCCCAAGCTCAGAGCTTGGGTTTGACAAATGCTCTGGGACATCAGGGACAGATATATTACCAAATTGGTGCGGAGGCTTTATCCGTGCGGCGATCGCCCCTGGTACAAGTAGAAGTTAATTTCGGGGGTCATAAGGTGACAGCAGATGTCGCCGTGTTGTGGTCTGGCGAGTATGGTATCATCGGTCAAGACATTTTGTCCCAGTTCGCGATTAGAATAGAACCAGGACAGTTGGTAGTAGAAAACCTCTCCGCACCCCGTCGTTAA